Proteins from a genomic interval of Pseudomonas anuradhapurensis:
- a CDS encoding response regulator transcription factor produces MSELLLIDDDQELCELLGSWLTQEGFTVRACHDGKSARQALATHAPAAVVLDVMLPDGSGLELLKQLRSEHAELPVLMLSARGEPLDRILGLELGADDYLAKPCDPRELTARLRAVLRRSHPAAASSQVELGDLVYSPARGVASIDGREMTLTLSESRILEALLRQPGEPLDKQELAQIGLGRKLTLYDRSLDMHVSNLRKKIGPHADGRPRIVALRSRGYYYCL; encoded by the coding sequence ATGAGCGAGCTGTTACTGATTGATGATGACCAGGAGCTGTGCGAGCTGCTCGGCAGCTGGCTAACCCAGGAAGGGTTTACCGTGCGCGCCTGCCACGATGGCAAGAGCGCCCGCCAGGCCTTGGCCACGCATGCCCCGGCGGCCGTGGTGCTGGACGTGATGCTGCCCGACGGCAGTGGCCTGGAACTGCTCAAGCAGTTGCGCAGCGAGCATGCCGAACTGCCGGTGTTGATGCTCTCGGCCCGTGGCGAGCCGCTGGACCGTATCCTTGGCCTGGAACTGGGCGCCGACGACTACCTTGCCAAGCCCTGTGACCCACGTGAACTCACCGCCCGCCTGCGCGCCGTGCTGCGCCGCAGCCATCCCGCCGCCGCCAGCAGCCAGGTGGAACTGGGCGATCTGGTCTACAGCCCTGCCCGTGGCGTGGCCAGCATCGATGGCCGCGAAATGACCCTGACCCTGTCCGAGAGCCGCATTCTCGAAGCCCTGCTGCGCCAACCCGGCGAGCCGCTGGACAAGCAGGAACTGGCGCAGATCGGCCTGGGCCGCAAGCTGACCCTGTATGACCGCAGCCTGGACATGCACGTCAGCAACCTGCGCAAGAAGATCGGCCCGCACGCCGATGGCCGGCCACGCATCGTTGCCCTGCGCAGTCGCGGCTACTACTACTGCCTCTGA
- a CDS encoding Spy/CpxP family protein refolding chaperone, with translation MRKTLIALMFAAALPTVAMAMPEDGPRHDGPHHRGDAPFHQLDLSRDQRQQVGKLMREQMKQRHDITERYLSKLPSAEQKAMHDELQANRDKTDSAIRALLKPEQQKKFDELQKERSAQQAEWQEFQAWKAEKGNKAQ, from the coding sequence ATGCGCAAGACCCTTATCGCCCTGATGTTCGCCGCTGCCCTGCCGACCGTGGCCATGGCCATGCCTGAAGACGGCCCGCGCCACGACGGCCCGCATCATCGCGGTGATGCGCCGTTCCACCAGCTGGACCTGAGCCGCGACCAGCGCCAGCAGGTCGGCAAGCTGATGCGCGAACAGATGAAGCAGCGCCACGACATCACCGAGCGCTATCTGTCCAAGCTGCCAAGCGCCGAGCAGAAGGCCATGCACGATGAGCTGCAGGCCAACCGCGACAAGACCGACAGCGCGATCCGCGCCCTGCTCAAGCCGGAACAGCAGAAGAAATTCGACGAGCTGCAGAAGGAACGCAGCGCACAGCAAGCCGAGTGGCAGGAGTTCCAGGCCTGGAAAGCTGAAAAAGGCAACAAGGCCCAGTAA
- a CDS encoding sensor histidine kinase, with translation MHLRSLFWRILASFWLAIALVAGLSILLGHMLNQDAWILSRHPGLNTLASKWARHYEQEGLASAQHFLERRKERFKIDVQVLDESGEAVVPGTFPRRAAALEARQHNDQRRLPWRRLTEEYTSPDSGQTYLLIYRIPHPALDAWHRESLLWPLSALGIALVVLTLFSLLVTLSITRPLSRLRSAVHDLGQTSYQQNSLAQLAARRDEFGVLAKDFNKMGARLQSTIGSQRQLLRDVSHELRSPLARLRIALALAERAEPAQRQALWPRLTRECDRLEDLISEILALARVDAEQAHAEPVDLNALLGSVRKDALLSAPEQDVRLEAQPGLTLLGWPTLIERAVDNLLRNALRFNPVGQPIEVSAVREQDRIVVSVRDHGPGAAAEHLQQLGEPFFRAPGQQAPGHGLGLAIARKAAERHGGSLVLDNHPQGGFVARLELPVAEVTGS, from the coding sequence GTGCACTTGCGTTCACTGTTCTGGCGCATCCTGGCCAGTTTCTGGCTGGCCATCGCCCTGGTCGCGGGCCTGTCGATCCTGCTGGGCCACATGCTCAACCAGGACGCCTGGATACTCAGCCGCCACCCCGGCCTGAATACCCTGGCCAGCAAGTGGGCCAGGCACTACGAGCAGGAAGGCCTGGCCTCGGCGCAACACTTTCTGGAACGGCGCAAAGAGCGCTTCAAGATCGACGTGCAAGTGCTCGACGAGAGTGGCGAAGCCGTGGTGCCCGGTACCTTCCCGCGCCGTGCGGCGGCGCTGGAGGCGCGCCAGCACAATGACCAGCGGCGCCTGCCGTGGCGACGGCTGACCGAGGAATACACCAGCCCCGATAGCGGCCAGACCTACCTGCTGATCTACCGTATCCCGCACCCGGCGCTGGATGCCTGGCACCGCGAGAGCCTGTTGTGGCCGCTCAGTGCGCTGGGCATTGCGCTGGTGGTGCTGACCCTGTTCAGCCTGCTGGTGACCCTGTCCATCACCCGCCCGCTCAGCCGCTTGCGCAGTGCCGTGCACGACCTCGGCCAGACCAGCTACCAGCAGAACAGCCTGGCGCAGCTGGCAGCGCGACGCGACGAGTTCGGCGTGCTGGCCAAGGATTTCAACAAGATGGGCGCGCGCCTGCAAAGCACCATCGGCAGCCAGCGCCAGTTGCTGCGCGATGTGTCCCATGAATTGCGCTCACCACTGGCCAGGCTGCGCATCGCCCTGGCCCTGGCCGAGCGCGCCGAGCCTGCGCAGCGGCAGGCACTGTGGCCACGGCTGACCCGCGAATGCGACCGGCTGGAGGACCTGATCAGCGAAATCCTCGCCCTGGCGCGCGTCGATGCCGAACAGGCGCATGCCGAGCCGGTCGACCTCAATGCCCTGCTCGGCAGCGTGCGCAAGGACGCCCTGCTCAGCGCCCCGGAGCAGGACGTGCGCCTGGAGGCGCAGCCGGGGTTGACCCTGCTGGGCTGGCCAACCCTGATCGAACGCGCCGTGGACAACCTGCTGCGCAACGCCCTGCGCTTCAACCCGGTGGGCCAGCCGATCGAGGTCAGTGCCGTGCGCGAGCAGGACCGTATCGTGGTGAGCGTGCGCGACCATGGGCCCGGGGCGGCGGCCGAGCATCTGCAACAGTTGGGCGAGCCGTTCTTCCGTGCACCGGGGCAGCAAGCGCCGGGGCATGGGCTGGGGTTGGCGATTGCACGCAAGGCGGCGGAGCGTCATGGCGGTAGCCTGGTGCTCGACAATCATCCACAGGGAGGCTTTGTGGCCAGGCTGGAGTTGCCTGTAGCTGAAGTGACGGGTAGTTGA
- a CDS encoding nitroreductase family protein, with the protein MEALDALLNRVSVPRLTDPAPNAAQREALFQAALRAPDHGQLRPWRFLTIEGQGREKLGELFAEALQSKGDASQAALDKARAMPLRAPLLIVVIARVQDHFKVPGSEQRLAVGCAAHGILIAAHAQGIGAVWRTGDMAYDAHVHQGLGLAANEELIGYLYVGTPLTEPRTAPVLDTADFVSAWGE; encoded by the coding sequence ATGGAGGCTCTCGACGCATTGCTCAACCGTGTTTCCGTGCCACGCCTGACCGACCCGGCGCCCAATGCCGCCCAGCGCGAGGCGCTGTTCCAGGCCGCCCTGCGTGCCCCGGATCACGGCCAGCTGCGGCCTTGGCGGTTCCTGACCATCGAAGGCCAGGGCCGCGAGAAACTGGGCGAGCTGTTCGCCGAAGCGCTGCAGAGCAAGGGGGATGCCAGCCAGGCTGCACTGGACAAGGCGCGTGCCATGCCGTTGCGGGCGCCGTTGCTGATCGTGGTGATTGCCCGCGTGCAGGATCACTTCAAGGTGCCTGGTTCCGAGCAGCGCCTTGCGGTGGGCTGTGCGGCGCATGGCATCCTGATTGCGGCGCATGCGCAAGGGATCGGCGCGGTATGGCGGACCGGTGACATGGCCTACGATGCCCATGTGCACCAGGGCCTGGGGCTGGCCGCGAACGAGGAGCTGATTGGCTACCTGTATGTCGGTACGCCCCTGACCGAGCCGCGTACGGCGCCGGTTCTGGATACCGCAGATTTCGTCAGCGCCTGGGGCGAGTAA
- a CDS encoding TrkH family potassium uptake protein, translated as MALPTLRIIGFIIGIFLITLAVSMAVPMTTLVIFERTADMPSFLWSSLITFIAGLALVVQGRPEHVHLRPRDMYLLTVSSWLVVCVFAALPFLLTQHISYTDAFFESMSGITATGATVLSGLDSMSPGILMWRSMLHWLGGIGFIAMAVAILPLLRIGGMRLFQTESSDRSEKVMPRSHMVAKSIVGVYVGFSILAALAFWWAGMSPFDAINHAMSAISTGGFSTSDQSLAKWDIPAVHWVAVVVMIMGSLPFTLYVATLRGNRKALLRDQQVQGLLGMLVTTWLVLGTWYWATTQLHWLDALRHVALNVTSVVTTTGFALGDYSLWGNFSLMLFFYLGFVGGCSGSTAGGIKIFRFQVAYILLKASLNQLIHPRAVIKQKYNGHRLDEEIVRSILTFSFFFAITICVMALLLSLLGVDWMTALTGAAGTVSGVGPGLGEVIGPSGNYASLPDAAKWILASGMLLGRLEIITVLVLCMPAFWRH; from the coding sequence ATGGCGTTGCCGACCTTAAGGATCATTGGTTTCATCATCGGCATCTTCCTGATTACCCTCGCTGTCAGCATGGCCGTGCCAATGACGACCCTGGTGATCTTCGAACGCACCGCTGACATGCCGTCGTTCCTCTGGTCCAGCCTGATCACCTTCATCGCCGGCCTGGCCCTGGTGGTCCAGGGCCGCCCCGAACACGTCCACCTGCGCCCGCGCGACATGTACCTGCTGACCGTCAGCAGCTGGCTGGTGGTGTGCGTGTTCGCCGCCCTGCCCTTCCTGCTGACCCAGCACATCAGCTACACCGACGCCTTCTTCGAAAGCATGTCGGGCATCACCGCCACCGGCGCCACCGTGCTCAGCGGGCTCGACAGCATGTCACCCGGGATCCTGATGTGGCGCTCGATGCTGCACTGGCTCGGCGGCATCGGCTTCATCGCCATGGCGGTGGCGATCCTGCCACTGCTGCGCATCGGTGGCATGCGCCTGTTCCAGACCGAATCGTCCGACCGCTCGGAAAAGGTCATGCCCCGCTCGCACATGGTTGCCAAGTCCATCGTCGGGGTCTATGTCGGCTTCTCGATCCTCGCCGCGCTGGCCTTCTGGTGGGCCGGCATGAGCCCGTTCGATGCGATCAACCACGCCATGTCGGCGATCTCCACCGGCGGGTTTTCCACCTCCGACCAGTCGCTGGCGAAATGGGACATCCCCGCCGTGCACTGGGTCGCGGTGGTGGTGATGATCATGGGCAGCCTGCCGTTCACGCTGTACGTGGCGACCCTGCGCGGCAACCGCAAGGCGCTGCTTCGCGACCAGCAGGTACAGGGCCTGCTCGGCATGCTGGTGACCACCTGGCTGGTGCTCGGCACCTGGTACTGGGCCACCACCCAGCTGCACTGGCTCGACGCCCTGCGCCACGTGGCCCTGAATGTCACTTCGGTGGTCACCACTACCGGCTTCGCCCTGGGTGACTACAGCCTGTGGGGCAACTTCTCGTTGATGCTGTTCTTCTACCTGGGCTTCGTCGGTGGCTGCTCCGGCTCGACTGCCGGTGGCATCAAGATCTTCCGCTTCCAGGTCGCCTACATCCTGCTCAAGGCCAGCCTCAACCAGCTGATCCACCCGCGCGCAGTCATCAAGCAGAAGTACAACGGCCACCGCCTCGACGAAGAAATCGTGCGCTCGATCCTGACCTTCTCGTTCTTCTTCGCCATTACCATCTGCGTGATGGCGCTGCTGCTGTCACTGCTGGGGGTGGACTGGATGACCGCCCTGACCGGCGCTGCCGGTACGGTCTCGGGGGTCGGTCCAGGCCTGGGTGAAGTGATCGGCCCGTCAGGCAACTACGCCAGCCTGCCGGACGCTGCCAAGTGGATTCTCGCCAGCGGCATGCTGCTCGGTCGCCTGGAGATCATCACCGTGCTAGTGCTGTGTATGCCAGCGTTCTGGCGTCACTGA
- a CDS encoding AraC family transcriptional regulator: MSERTTSACWATGIVKALELEGLDCRAMFKQLGLDFAALDDPDARFPQDAMTRLWQLAVELSGNEAIGLNMARVVRPASFHVAGYALMSSRTLAEGFERLVRYQRIIAESCDLSFVADPEGYSLILAVHGDHLPPTRHSAEASLACGLALCSWLSGRPVQPRRVLLQGPQPKHVEPYKLAFHAPLVFGAAHDALLFERADMEAPLPTANEAMAVLHDRFAGEYLARFSETRVTHRVRQVLCRILPQGEPKRETLAQALHLSQRTLQRRLQEEGTSFQALLDETRRELAEQYLAQPGMTLLETAYLLGFADPSNFYRAFRRWFGATPSEYRARRGAPAETLSDARTLAYTALAR, from the coding sequence ATGAGCGAAAGAACCACGTCAGCCTGCTGGGCAACTGGGATCGTGAAGGCACTCGAGCTGGAAGGGCTGGACTGCCGGGCGATGTTCAAGCAACTGGGGCTGGACTTCGCCGCCCTCGATGACCCCGATGCGCGCTTCCCGCAGGACGCCATGACCCGCTTGTGGCAACTGGCGGTGGAACTGTCGGGCAACGAGGCCATCGGCCTGAACATGGCGCGGGTGGTGCGCCCGGCGTCGTTCCATGTGGCAGGTTATGCGTTGATGTCCAGCCGCACCCTGGCCGAGGGTTTCGAGCGCCTGGTGCGTTACCAGCGCATCATTGCCGAAAGCTGCGACCTGAGCTTCGTCGCCGACCCCGAAGGCTATTCGCTGATCCTCGCCGTGCACGGCGACCATCTGCCACCCACCCGGCACAGTGCCGAAGCGTCGCTGGCCTGCGGCCTGGCTTTGTGCTCATGGCTCAGCGGCCGACCGGTGCAGCCGCGCCGGGTGCTGCTGCAGGGGCCGCAACCCAAGCATGTCGAGCCTTACAAGCTGGCGTTCCATGCCCCGCTGGTGTTCGGCGCGGCGCACGATGCGCTGCTGTTCGAGCGGGCCGACATGGAGGCACCGCTGCCCACCGCCAACGAAGCCATGGCGGTGCTGCACGACCGTTTTGCCGGGGAATACCTGGCGCGTTTTTCCGAAACCCGGGTCACCCACCGCGTGCGCCAGGTACTGTGCCGCATTCTGCCCCAGGGCGAGCCCAAGCGCGAAACCCTGGCCCAGGCGCTGCATCTGTCGCAGCGCACCTTGCAGCGGCGCCTGCAGGAAGAGGGCACCAGCTTCCAGGCATTGCTTGACGAAACCCGGCGCGAACTGGCCGAACAGTACCTGGCCCAGCCGGGCATGACCTTGCTGGAAACCGCCTACCTGCTGGGCTTTGCCGACCCCAGCAACTTCTACCGGGCGTTCCGCCGCTGGTTTGGCGCCACGCCCAGCGAGTACCGTGCCCGCCGGGGCGCGCCGGCCGAAACGCTCAGTGACGCCAGAACGCTGGCATACACAGCACTAGCACGGTGA
- a CDS encoding DUF962 domain-containing protein, with translation MNRTAQFRSFAEFYPYYLEEHSNPTCRRLHFVGTSLVIALLAYTIGSGKWALLLAVPVCGYGFAWVGHFFFEKNRPATFTHPLYSLIGDFVMFRDILLGKISL, from the coding sequence ATGAACCGCACAGCGCAGTTTCGCAGTTTTGCCGAGTTCTATCCGTACTACCTGGAGGAGCACAGTAACCCGACCTGCCGCCGCCTGCACTTCGTCGGTACCAGCCTGGTGATCGCCCTGCTGGCCTATACCATCGGCAGTGGCAAATGGGCGTTGCTGCTGGCCGTGCCCGTGTGCGGCTACGGCTTTGCCTGGGTCGGGCATTTCTTTTTCGAAAAGAACCGGCCTGCGACCTTTACCCATCCGCTGTACAGCCTGATCGGGGATTTCGTGATGTTCAGGGATATCCTGCTGGGCAAGATCAGCCTGTAG
- a CDS encoding UDP-2,3-diacylglucosamine diphosphatase: MSHAELSRPSRKQRVRTLWISDVHLGTRDCQAEHLAQFLKGYQADRIYLVGDIIDGWKLRGGIYWPQAHTNVLRRLLTMSKRGTEVVYVTGNHDEFLRRYSRLILGNIQLVDEAEHLTADGRRLLVIHGDQFDVITRYHRWLAFLGDRAYEFTLVLNRWLNHWRARYGYGYWSLSAYLKHKVKGAVNFISDFEDAIAHECTRRGFHGVVCGHIHHAEIRQVGEVEYLNCGDWVESCTALIEHWDGSIELFRLAEAQAREAQAAAAVREPA; this comes from the coding sequence ATGAGCCATGCCGAACTGTCCCGTCCCTCGCGCAAGCAGCGTGTGCGAACCTTGTGGATCTCCGATGTGCACCTGGGTACGCGTGATTGCCAGGCCGAACACCTGGCGCAGTTCCTCAAGGGCTACCAGGCCGACCGCATCTACCTGGTGGGCGATATCATCGATGGCTGGAAACTGCGCGGCGGGATCTACTGGCCGCAGGCCCACACCAACGTGCTGCGCCGCCTGCTGACCATGAGCAAGCGCGGTACCGAGGTGGTCTACGTCACCGGCAACCATGACGAATTCCTGCGCCGTTATTCCAGGCTGATCCTCGGCAACATCCAGCTGGTGGACGAGGCCGAGCACCTGACCGCCGATGGCCGCCGGCTGCTGGTGATCCATGGCGACCAGTTCGATGTGATTACCCGTTACCACCGCTGGCTGGCGTTTCTCGGCGACCGTGCCTATGAATTCACCCTGGTGCTCAACCGCTGGCTCAACCATTGGCGGGCCCGTTATGGTTATGGTTACTGGTCGCTGTCGGCTTACCTGAAGCACAAGGTCAAGGGGGCGGTTAACTTCATCAGCGACTTCGAGGATGCCATTGCCCACGAGTGCACCCGTCGTGGTTTTCATGGGGTGGTGTGTGGGCATATCCACCATGCCGAGATTCGCCAGGTGGGGGAGGTGGAGTACCTCAATTGCGGGGATTGGGTGGAGTCGTGCACGGCGCTGATCGAGCATTGGGATGGCTCGATCGAGCTGTTCCGGTTGGCCGAGGCGCAGGCGCGTGAAGCGCAGGCAGCGGCGGCGGTGCGCGAACCGGCGTAG
- a CDS encoding helix-turn-helix transcriptional regulator, with the protein MSGPILSLRHYRHSLIAHSHEHPQLVFGLRGRLEFEVQGRGAGIDRQGLVVVPAGAHHTCASTGGSDCLVLDVPGEHWLCEQLGEHADASRRLLDRPAALGLNERQQQLVDWLAASPVHDPLIARQGAALLLASLTSTAAASSSACQRLPYAAFDAHIEQHAAYPLQVADLARIAGLSCTRLHARFIAECGMTPMDYVRQRRLLKARRLVLQTLLPMGEIAAQVGYGSQSAFSAAMLRAFGCTPLALRRASGDNAH; encoded by the coding sequence ATGAGCGGCCCGATCCTCTCGCTGCGCCATTACCGCCACAGCCTGATCGCCCACAGCCACGAACACCCGCAACTGGTGTTCGGCCTGCGCGGCCGCCTGGAGTTCGAAGTCCAGGGGCGTGGCGCCGGGATCGATCGGCAGGGGCTGGTGGTGGTACCGGCGGGTGCCCATCACACCTGCGCCAGCACCGGCGGCAGCGACTGCCTGGTGCTGGATGTGCCCGGGGAGCACTGGTTGTGCGAACAACTGGGCGAGCATGCCGATGCCAGCCGCCGGCTGCTGGACCGCCCCGCCGCCCTGGGCCTGAATGAGCGCCAGCAACAGCTGGTGGACTGGCTGGCGGCCAGCCCGGTGCACGACCCGCTGATTGCCCGGCAAGGCGCGGCGCTGCTGCTGGCCAGCCTCACCTCCACGGCGGCTGCCAGCAGTAGCGCCTGCCAGCGGCTGCCGTATGCGGCGTTCGATGCGCATATCGAGCAGCATGCCGCCTACCCGCTGCAGGTCGCCGACCTGGCACGCATCGCTGGGTTGTCCTGCACCCGCCTGCATGCACGCTTTATTGCCGAATGCGGCATGACGCCGATGGATTACGTGCGCCAGCGGCGCCTGCTCAAGGCGCGGCGGCTGGTGCTGCAGACCTTGTTGCCGATGGGGGAGATTGCGGCGCAGGTGGGGTACGGCTCGCAGAGTGCATTTTCAGCGGCGATGTTGCGCGCGTTTGGTTGCACACCGCTGGCATTGCGGCGAGCGTCTGGCGACAACGCGCACTAG
- a CDS encoding DMT family transporter, translated as MNHRTALGALHIGALFFGLTGVFGKLAASANPAIIVFGRAAFAVLALALFASLSGPGWQRLSGEDGRRLLLGGVLLAGHWVSFFVAVKVAGVAIATLGFASFPAFTVIFEGLLFRERIRRNEAMLVLLVSIGLVLVTPAFDLASQATDGLLWALLSGLLFALLSLTNRAGSGRLPAVQAALWQNLVVGLCLLPFAGPQLANVASRDWLWIALLGIFCTAVAHSLFVASLAVIKARTAAVVFGMEPVYGIAVAWVVFAETPTLRMLLGGALIIFAIVLSSRLAAEQAPRQRPAAEGN; from the coding sequence ATGAACCACCGCACCGCCCTCGGCGCCCTGCACATTGGCGCGCTGTTCTTCGGCCTCACCGGCGTCTTCGGCAAGCTGGCCGCCAGCGCCAACCCGGCGATCATCGTGTTCGGCCGCGCTGCCTTCGCCGTGCTCGCCCTGGCCCTGTTCGCCAGCCTGAGCGGCCCGGGCTGGCAACGCCTGAGCGGCGAGGATGGCCGCCGCCTGCTGCTTGGCGGCGTGCTGCTGGCTGGCCACTGGGTGAGTTTTTTCGTCGCCGTGAAAGTCGCTGGCGTGGCCATTGCCACCCTCGGCTTTGCCAGCTTCCCGGCCTTTACCGTGATCTTCGAGGGCCTGCTGTTCCGCGAGCGTATCCGCCGCAACGAAGCCATGCTGGTGCTGCTGGTGAGCATCGGGCTGGTGTTGGTCACCCCAGCGTTCGACCTGGCCAGCCAGGCCACCGACGGCCTGCTCTGGGCACTGCTGTCAGGGCTGCTGTTCGCCTTGCTGTCGCTCACCAACCGCGCCGGCTCCGGGCGCCTGCCGGCGGTGCAGGCGGCGCTGTGGCAGAACCTGGTGGTGGGCCTGTGCCTGCTGCCGTTCGCGGGCCCGCAGTTGGCCAACGTAGCCAGCCGGGACTGGCTGTGGATCGCCCTGCTCGGCATCTTCTGCACCGCTGTCGCCCACAGCCTGTTCGTCGCCAGCCTGGCGGTGATCAAGGCGCGCACTGCCGCCGTGGTGTTCGGCATGGAGCCGGTCTACGGCATTGCGGTGGCCTGGGTGGTGTTCGCCGAAACCCCGACCCTGCGCATGCTGCTGGGCGGCGCGCTGATCATCTTCGCCATCGTGCTGTCCAGCCGCCTGGCCGCCGAGCAGGCACCCCGGCAACGGCCTGCGGCCGAGGGCAACTGA
- a CDS encoding SelT/SelW/SelH family protein, with protein MADSKPEIVITYCTQCQWLLRAAWLAQELLSTFADDLGRVALEPGTGGIFRITCNGVQIWERKADGGFPEAKVLKQRVRDQIDPQRDLGHNDR; from the coding sequence ATGGCCGACAGCAAACCCGAAATCGTGATCACCTATTGCACCCAGTGCCAGTGGCTGCTGCGTGCGGCCTGGCTGGCCCAGGAACTGCTCAGCACCTTCGCCGATGACCTCGGGCGGGTGGCGCTGGAGCCGGGCACCGGGGGGATCTTCCGCATCACCTGCAACGGCGTGCAGATCTGGGAGCGCAAGGCGGACGGTGGCTTCCCGGAGGCCAAGGTATTGAAGCAGCGGGTGCGTGACCAGATCGACCCGCAGCGTGACCTGGGGCACAACGATCGCTGA